From Spiroplasma eriocheiris, the proteins below share one genomic window:
- the pheS gene encoding phenylalanine--tRNA ligase subunit alpha codes for MEKELQQLITTAMKEINSASSLEELNNLQIKYLGKKSTINDLLRGLKDLKHEERVAMGALANKAKSELTTLWQTKKQALELVYLNNKLENEKIDLTLREYQLKFANKHPLNIIIDEISQIFQELGYDTVFGPEVESDEYNFQRLNLPVSHPARDMQDTFYISDSILLRTHCTNVTARAISGMTSHNQVLAVISAGNTYRRDDDDATHSHQFMQIDGFLVAPNVSFANLKWTLQYFCQRMFGDKTQIRMRPSYFPFTEPSVEVDVTCIRCGGAGCSLCKFTGWIEILGAGMINPLVFEACGQSKDLTGFAFGIGIERIAMLKYGVDDIRRFYTNDLRFLDQFKGFN; via the coding sequence ATGGAAAAAGAGTTACAACAATTAATTACAACTGCAATGAAAGAAATTAACAGTGCAAGTAGTTTGGAAGAATTAAATAACTTGCAAATTAAATATTTAGGAAAAAAATCAACGATTAATGATTTACTACGCGGTTTGAAAGATTTAAAGCATGAAGAACGCGTGGCAATGGGGGCGTTAGCTAATAAAGCAAAAAGTGAATTAACCACTTTATGGCAAACTAAAAAGCAAGCATTAGAACTAGTTTATTTAAACAATAAGTTAGAAAATGAAAAAATTGATTTAACATTACGAGAATATCAATTAAAGTTTGCAAATAAACATCCGCTGAATATCATTATTGATGAGATTTCTCAAATTTTTCAAGAGTTAGGTTATGATACAGTATTTGGACCAGAAGTCGAAAGTGATGAATATAATTTTCAACGGTTAAATTTACCAGTTTCTCACCCAGCCCGTGATATGCAAGACACTTTTTACATTAGTGATAGTATCTTACTAAGAACCCACTGTACAAATGTTACTGCCCGAGCAATTAGCGGAATGACTTCCCACAACCAAGTGTTAGCAGTCATTTCTGCTGGGAATACTTATCGCCGCGATGATGATGATGCCACTCATTCCCACCAGTTTATGCAAATTGACGGATTTTTAGTGGCTCCCAATGTTAGTTTTGCTAACTTAAAATGAACCTTACAATACTTTTGCCAACGAATGTTTGGTGATAAAACCCAAATTCGTATGCGCCCCAGTTACTTTCCTTTTACCGAACCATCCGTAGAAGTCGATGTGACTTGCATTCGCTGTGGTGGCGCGGGATGTAGTTTGTGCAAATTTACCGGCTGAATTGAAATTTTAGGAGCCGGGATGATTAACCCGCTCGTATTTGAGGCGTGTGGCCAATCAAAAGATTTAACTGGTTTTGCCTTTGGAATTGGAATTGAACGGATTGCAATGTTAAAATATGGGGTTGATGATATTCGCCGCTTTTATACTAATGACTTACGTTTTTTAGACCAGTTTAAAGGTTTTAATTAA
- the rsmH gene encoding 16S rRNA (cytosine(1402)-N(4))-methyltransferase RsmH yields the protein MNFEHYSVLLAESIAGLDIKPTGIYVDCTLGRAGHSIAILKQLTTGELYAFEQDSQAIKESQTRLQGLNKSNYEIINANFANITAELLLRGVTKVDGILYDLGVSSPQFDDHHRGFSYRYDSELDMRMNQNQALTAKTVVNTYSEAELTRIFWEYGEEKFARPIAKAIVSARANNPISTTFELVDIIKKVLPQKVLKKPKHPAKQVFQAIRIEVNQELFVLKTSLSQAVKLLKPNGRLVVITFHSIEDRIVKQLFTSLTTDPNQTVNQKLPIMSNYQSDYQIITKKAITPSEQETGENRRSKSAKLRILKRVT from the coding sequence ATGAACTTTGAACACTATTCAGTATTATTAGCAGAATCGATTGCTGGTTTAGATATTAAACCAACGGGAATCTATGTTGACTGCACATTAGGTCGTGCGGGCCATAGTATCGCGATTCTTAAGCAGCTAACAACAGGAGAACTGTATGCTTTTGAACAAGATAGTCAAGCAATTAAAGAATCTCAAACTAGATTACAAGGGCTAAACAAATCAAATTATGAGATTATTAATGCTAACTTTGCAAACATTACCGCCGAATTATTGCTGCGGGGAGTAACAAAAGTTGATGGGATTTTATATGACTTGGGAGTTTCTTCACCCCAGTTTGATGATCACCATCGGGGCTTTAGTTACCGTTATGATAGTGAACTTGACATGCGGATGAACCAAAACCAAGCATTAACAGCAAAAACAGTTGTTAATACTTATTCAGAAGCCGAATTAACCCGGATTTTCTGAGAATATGGTGAAGAAAAATTTGCACGACCAATTGCCAAAGCAATTGTCAGCGCTCGTGCTAATAACCCAATTTCCACTACCTTTGAACTAGTGGATATCATTAAAAAGGTTCTTCCCCAAAAAGTTTTAAAAAAACCAAAACATCCAGCCAAACAAGTCTTTCAAGCAATTCGCATTGAAGTAAACCAGGAGTTATTTGTGTTAAAAACATCCTTATCCCAAGCGGTGAAGCTGTTAAAACCAAATGGTCGCTTAGTGGTAATTACCTTTCATTCAATTGAAGATCGGATTGTTAAACAATTATTTACAAGTTTAACAACTGATCCAAACCAGACTGTCAATCAAAAGTTACCAATAATGAGTAACTATCAAAGTGATTATCAAATTATAACGAAAAAAGCAATTACTCCTTCCGAACAAGAAACGGGTGAAAATCGGAGAAGTAAGAGTGCCAAGTTAAGAATATTAAAACGGGTGACTTAA
- a CDS encoding DMT family transporter, which translates to MVHKKTDSAQQTAEISSAEWGKLVERKRKEIGIVYGLIAAFGYSFVPLMLYLIPNNGPYGDLGSISNSTFFVTVQEILGALTMFIFYKPTNFIRYFKMLRHKETWLIVLYGLLGGPVAMVFFQLSVMLTITAAGGNDGTVPGLLLNLNVILAVIGSVIFFRAKQSKYTWTALIISTALIIGMAINFAIDKGLTWQSVGGMCLALITAFLYAIEAVGMYQLMRVSKINFSNQATVSIKTGTSAIIMVVLGTPLAAVASHQGFAYGYVIFQNFQYYNYALIFIAGGILMGFSRMLFYSALRNAGATYTTVTQLLMFFWTPILQYIFIAAKAPQKIEEPTWYYWVYVIPIIICTFVISINEFIVYAEEVGWKKAFQQIRKVKVDSDATEI; encoded by the coding sequence ATGGTTCACAAAAAGACAGATTCCGCGCAACAGACAGCAGAAATTAGTTCTGCTGAATGAGGAAAATTAGTTGAACGGAAACGAAAAGAAATTGGGATTGTATATGGTTTAATCGCCGCTTTTGGCTATTCATTTGTACCATTGATGTTATATTTAATTCCGAATAATGGTCCGTATGGAGATTTAGGTTCAATTTCAAACTCAACATTTTTTGTTACAGTTCAAGAAATCTTGGGAGCATTAACAATGTTTATTTTTTATAAACCCACAAATTTTATACGTTATTTTAAAATGTTAAGACATAAAGAAACCTGGTTAATTGTGTTATATGGTTTATTAGGCGGCCCAGTGGCGATGGTTTTTTTTCAACTATCAGTAATGTTAACCATTACAGCGGCCGGGGGAAATGATGGGACTGTTCCGGGATTACTACTAAACTTAAATGTTATTTTAGCCGTGATTGGCTCAGTGATTTTTTTCCGTGCTAAACAAAGTAAGTATACTTGAACAGCATTAATAATTTCAACCGCGTTGATTATTGGAATGGCAATTAACTTTGCTATTGATAAGGGGTTAACCTGACAATCAGTCGGGGGAATGTGTCTAGCTTTAATCACAGCGTTTTTATATGCTATTGAAGCAGTTGGTATGTACCAGTTAATGCGGGTTTCTAAAATTAACTTTTCGAACCAGGCAACGGTATCAATTAAAACTGGTACTTCGGCAATTATTATGGTTGTGTTGGGAACCCCATTAGCAGCAGTTGCTTCACACCAAGGATTTGCCTATGGTTATGTAATCTTTCAAAATTTTCAATACTATAATTATGCTTTAATCTTTATTGCCGGAGGAATTTTAATGGGCTTTTCGCGAATGCTATTTTACTCCGCACTTCGCAATGCTGGGGCTACTTACACAACTGTTACCCAGTTATTAATGTTTTTCTGGACCCCGATTCTCCAATATATTTTTATTGCCGCAAAAGCCCCCCAAAAAATTGAAGAACCAACTTGGTATTATTGGGTCTATGTTATTCCAATTATTATCTGTACCTTTGTCATCTCCATTAACGAGTTTATTGTGTATGCCGAAGAAGTGGGGTGGAAAAAAGCATTTCAACAAATTCGCAAGGTGAAAGTTGACTCTGATGCCACCGAAATTTAA
- a CDS encoding cell division protein FtsA, protein MEFKLKEIYGVLEVKNYELNFMVGIYHESQIKVLYKKNLEYRFCTAGTIIDEKNVAKELAYIIKDANKQLGISLQRVAVSVPNDHLQIKTSTKMLNLTQDRLITKNDIDALISLAKEVPALDDQTAFFIRPYRYILNEQKALSQPPIGFAAHKISIKSIVYLTKTSIIKSIFNMLKYAKVEIMGILPSSFSLAWNVASQYDLQNGIIIVDWDYDAIKAHVFVRETLCEQVVIPGGVKKILNKLRTIMNCDNKQALKYLYKIINLNNDLRDNLIIYSKYNPQTKQQIKLTHADLRAIVNQTIAGELEHLNHKLITTLEKYDYPIVVVGTILKISGFKEMLLKMNPGQRISVYLPEVVGAKEIWCTSLLGNIYYQHLANKVSGVNIQSVDEQYVSFPHHQPQPSVPTARQPEYRQPTYQGYQNQPIINQSN, encoded by the coding sequence ATGGAATTTAAACTTAAAGAAATCTACGGGGTGTTAGAAGTTAAAAACTATGAATTAAATTTTATGGTCGGAATTTACCATGAATCACAAATTAAAGTTTTATACAAAAAGAACCTAGAATATCGTTTTTGCACCGCCGGAACTATTATTGATGAAAAAAATGTTGCCAAAGAACTAGCATACATTATTAAAGATGCCAATAAACAGTTAGGAATTAGTTTACAACGGGTTGCCGTTAGTGTTCCCAATGATCATTTGCAAATTAAAACATCAACTAAAATGTTAAATTTAACGCAAGATCGGTTAATTACTAAAAATGACATTGATGCTTTAATTAGTCTCGCCAAAGAAGTTCCCGCGTTAGACGACCAAACTGCTTTCTTTATCCGTCCATATCGCTATATTCTTAATGAACAAAAAGCATTATCACAACCTCCAATTGGATTTGCTGCACATAAAATTAGCATCAAATCAATTGTTTATCTTACTAAAACAAGTATTATTAAAAGCATCTTTAACATGTTAAAGTATGCTAAGGTAGAAATTATGGGTATCCTACCATCGTCATTTAGTTTAGCTTGAAATGTTGCTTCGCAATATGATTTACAAAACGGAATTATTATTGTTGACTGGGACTATGATGCAATTAAAGCGCATGTCTTTGTTCGGGAAACCTTATGTGAACAGGTCGTAATTCCGGGGGGTGTTAAGAAAATTCTTAACAAACTACGAACAATCATGAATTGTGACAACAAACAAGCCTTAAAATATTTATATAAAATAATAAATTTAAATAATGATTTACGGGATAATTTAATTATCTATAGTAAATATAATCCGCAAACAAAACAACAAATCAAATTAACGCATGCGGATTTACGAGCAATTGTTAACCAAACAATTGCGGGAGAATTAGAACATTTAAACCACAAGTTAATCACAACCTTAGAAAAATATGACTATCCAATTGTCGTAGTCGGGACAATTTTAAAAATTAGTGGTTTTAAAGAAATGTTATTAAAAATGAATCCCGGCCAACGGATTTCGGTGTACTTACCAGAAGTTGTTGGAGCCAAGGAAATTTGGTGTACAAGTTTACTAGGGAACATTTATTATCAACATCTCGCAAACAAAGTGAGTGGGGTTAATATTCAATCGGTGGATGAACAATATGTTAGTTTCCCGCACCACCAACCCCAACCAAGTGTCCCAACTGCTCGCCAACCAGAATATCGTCAACCAACCTACCAAGGTTATCAAAACCAACCAATTATTAACCAAAGCAATTAA
- the rpmF gene encoding 50S ribosomal protein L32 — MAVPFRKTSKQAKRKRRTHFKLALATLTTCSNCGATIKPHRVCRECGYYKNKEIVKVD, encoded by the coding sequence ATGGCAGTTCCATTTCGTAAGACATCGAAACAAGCTAAAAGAAAACGTCGCACACACTTTAAATTAGCCTTGGCAACCTTAACTACATGTAGTAATTGTGGGGCAACAATTAAACCTCACCGTGTTTGTCGTGAATGTGGGTATTATAAAAATAAAGAAATTGTGAAAGTTGATTAG
- a CDS encoding YceD family protein: MIIIVLTEKDLIANPHYTINDRFKVNQTSFSYEPLKAITDLHLQGEVDYDQSTRVITVSIKIVTNTMIVDARTLRIIPYPLVLDWNDEYSFEFSENPNINYLNENNFDIIKYAIDEIIMNIPINFSINDDTIISGDSSWQVISDQELDEYQANKVDPRWEELKEQYEQKNKEGK; this comes from the coding sequence GTGATAATTATTGTTTTAACAGAAAAAGATCTAATTGCTAACCCACATTATACTATTAATGATCGATTTAAAGTTAATCAAACTTCTTTTAGTTACGAGCCATTAAAAGCGATTACTGATCTTCATTTACAAGGTGAAGTTGATTATGACCAGTCAACAAGAGTGATTACAGTTAGTATTAAAATTGTAACCAATACAATGATTGTGGATGCTCGCACATTACGAATTATTCCATACCCACTGGTATTGGATTGAAATGATGAATATTCTTTTGAATTTAGTGAAAATCCTAATATAAATTATTTAAATGAAAATAATTTTGATATAATAAAATATGCAATTGATGAAATTATTATGAATATTCCTATTAATTTCTCAATAAATGATGATACAATAATTAGTGGTGATTCATCTTGACAGGTTATTTCTGACCAGGAACTTGATGAATATCAAGCTAATAAAGTAGATCCACGCTGAGAAGAGCTAAAAGAGCAATATGAACAGAAGAATAAGGAGGGAAAATAA
- a CDS encoding ABC transporter ATP-binding protein, whose protein sequence is MQTILKINNLRKNYGKKEVLKDINLNVYQGENIAILGANGSGKTTLVEIICQTKTASGGEIHYHFSNDKIKENIGIQFQDGDWPDGLSAKDILEFYKALYPHVSEEETFALIKAFDLTEFFSRPLNRLSGGQRQRFNALLAVFHKPELIILDEVSTGLDIQLRHNILKFLKNMTQDHQKTIMLISHNPDEVEFLCDRLVILHEGKIYFDAKIKDVIDKYQGVAKLMDLYFEGGLK, encoded by the coding sequence ATGCAAACAATTCTCAAAATTAATAATCTAAGAAAAAATTATGGAAAAAAAGAAGTCTTAAAAGATATTAACTTAAATGTTTATCAGGGTGAAAACATTGCCATTTTAGGCGCAAATGGAAGTGGAAAAACCACTCTTGTTGAAATTATTTGCCAAACCAAAACTGCGAGTGGTGGAGAAATTCATTACCATTTTTCAAATGATAAAATCAAAGAAAATATTGGAATTCAATTCCAAGATGGGGATTGACCAGATGGGTTATCGGCAAAAGACATTCTTGAATTTTACAAGGCTTTGTATCCCCATGTTAGTGAAGAAGAAACGTTCGCTTTAATTAAAGCTTTTGATCTTACCGAATTTTTTTCCCGTCCTTTAAATCGGTTATCGGGAGGTCAACGCCAACGGTTTAATGCTTTATTAGCAGTATTTCATAAACCAGAATTAATAATTTTAGATGAGGTTTCAACCGGGTTAGATATTCAATTACGACACAATATTTTAAAATTTTTAAAAAATATGACGCAGGATCACCAAAAAACAATTATGTTAATTAGTCATAATCCCGATGAAGTTGAATTCTTATGTGACCGGTTAGTTATTTTACACGAGGGAAAAATATATTTTGATGCCAAGATCAAAGATGTCATTGATAAGTACCAAGGTGTCGCAAAACTAATGGATCTTTACTTTGAAGGAGGATTAAAATAA
- the pheT gene encoding phenylalanine--tRNA ligase subunit beta: protein MIITRKWLERYIDLNKISDEQIISALNSLGFEVDNYHNYDQNTNIVLGRVQVVNLIPDTHLNFCLVDTKVELVDPIVCGASNVAEEMYVVVAKPGSHLANGADIAATNIRGFASEGMICSLEELGIPKGTLTTAELDEILPLTEDIDIHYENLGTSAIGKMLGLDDASFEVDLTLNRSDGLSAYELARELANYFNRKLEPLELEDPGELTEYENNLKVIIDTNDVNVAVSANIQLQENRHPLAAKKRIWLKMNQYQSDITKPIHDLLAVTTIETGQPLLGYDRQKIKGTLKITDNYENKEFGISKGDLVVIDDDQFVELIGVKTNPTYEITSTTTEITILAVNINFTKMRSQQRKVGISNLNLQRYIKPLSSATVNIGLGRFIKLLELHEYLTKVSVINFVKEKYLENDQIMVSLSYLNSLIGHQFALKDVKELLEPLDFVINEQDHNHFVVQPPAMRTDLHQPADIVEEVARLFGYDNIIATPPVVPHGKKTSHNKTKVITDFEQWLLGHGFYQAKTYSLVSDQENQDFNLFGYQNPYRLLSPLSQDHQTMRLSLLNSLLTAVQYNNARNLDNVKLFTIEKIYFNDNQENYHASFIAQADVIKSNLTADKLANSYYYMKGLLEGFLTKVQIPLTKLAYRQTHPLPIFHPYQTSEVYLDNQLLAVIEKVHPHLLSNNIDTYFCEINLEVIFNYPHKIPTFFHELNKYSSSTRDISMLIKKTDNYGDLEPKIIANLNHLTNVEVVGQYQGENIADDMRSLTVRFTFNSNDQQLTEVDVNNEYEKIKNNLTKLGITIR from the coding sequence ATGATAATAACAAGAAAATGACTAGAACGTTATATTGATTTAAATAAGATTAGTGACGAACAAATTATTAGCGCTTTAAATAGTCTTGGGTTTGAAGTTGATAACTACCATAACTATGATCAGAATACTAATATTGTTTTGGGTCGCGTCCAAGTTGTAAATCTGATTCCCGATACCCACTTAAACTTCTGTTTAGTAGATACCAAGGTGGAGTTAGTTGATCCGATTGTGTGTGGGGCAAGTAATGTGGCGGAAGAAATGTATGTTGTGGTTGCCAAACCAGGATCCCACTTAGCAAATGGAGCTGATATTGCGGCAACTAATATTCGTGGTTTTGCTTCGGAAGGAATGATTTGTTCCTTAGAAGAACTAGGAATTCCCAAGGGAACCTTAACAACCGCCGAGTTAGATGAAATTCTACCCTTAACAGAAGATATTGATATTCATTATGAAAATTTAGGAACTAGTGCAATTGGTAAAATGCTAGGACTTGATGATGCTAGTTTTGAAGTGGACTTAACTTTAAACCGGAGTGATGGGTTAAGTGCCTATGAACTTGCCCGTGAATTAGCTAATTACTTTAATCGTAAGTTAGAACCTTTAGAGTTAGAAGATCCTGGGGAATTAACTGAATATGAAAATAATTTAAAAGTTATTATTGATACTAATGATGTCAATGTTGCAGTTAGTGCTAATATTCAGTTACAAGAAAATCGCCATCCTTTAGCGGCTAAAAAACGAATTTGATTAAAAATGAATCAATACCAATCAGATATTACCAAACCAATCCATGATTTATTAGCAGTCACAACCATTGAAACTGGCCAACCCTTATTAGGATATGACCGACAAAAAATTAAGGGAACATTAAAAATTACCGATAATTATGAAAATAAAGAATTTGGGATTAGCAAGGGAGATTTAGTTGTTATTGATGATGACCAATTTGTGGAATTAATTGGAGTCAAAACTAATCCAACCTATGAAATAACAAGTACTACAACCGAAATTACCATCTTGGCGGTAAATATTAACTTTACCAAAATGCGTAGTCAACAACGAAAAGTGGGGATTAGTAATTTAAATTTACAACGCTACATTAAACCATTGTCTTCCGCAACTGTGAACATTGGATTAGGAAGGTTTATTAAATTATTAGAACTTCACGAGTATTTAACAAAAGTATCAGTAATTAATTTTGTTAAAGAGAAATACTTGGAAAATGACCAGATTATGGTTTCTTTAAGTTATTTAAATAGTTTAATTGGTCACCAGTTTGCTCTAAAAGATGTGAAGGAGTTATTAGAACCCTTAGACTTTGTTATTAATGAACAAGACCATAATCATTTTGTTGTCCAACCACCAGCGATGCGAACTGATTTGCACCAACCAGCAGATATTGTCGAAGAAGTTGCCAGATTATTTGGCTATGACAATATCATTGCAACTCCGCCAGTTGTCCCCCATGGAAAAAAGACTAGTCATAATAAAACAAAAGTTATCACTGATTTCGAGCAATGATTATTAGGGCATGGTTTTTATCAAGCTAAAACTTACTCGCTAGTGAGTGATCAGGAAAATCAAGATTTTAATTTATTTGGTTATCAAAATCCTTACCGCTTACTAAGTCCCTTATCGCAAGATCACCAAACAATGCGGTTAAGTTTATTAAATAGTTTACTAACAGCTGTCCAATATAATAATGCTCGTAATCTGGATAATGTTAAATTATTTACAATTGAAAAGATTTATTTTAACGATAATCAAGAAAATTATCATGCTAGTTTTATTGCCCAAGCAGATGTTATTAAAAGTAATTTAACAGCCGATAAATTAGCGAATTCCTACTATTATATGAAAGGATTATTGGAAGGATTCCTAACTAAAGTACAAATTCCATTAACAAAACTAGCATATCGTCAAACACATCCGTTACCAATTTTTCATCCTTACCAAACTAGTGAAGTTTATTTAGATAACCAATTATTAGCAGTAATTGAAAAAGTTCATCCGCATTTACTTTCAAATAACATCGATACTTATTTCTGTGAAATTAATTTAGAAGTGATTTTTAACTATCCCCATAAGATTCCAACATTCTTTCACGAGTTAAATAAATATTCATCGTCAACCCGTGATATTTCAATGTTAATTAAAAAAACCGATAATTATGGTGATTTAGAACCAAAAATAATTGCTAATCTTAACCACTTAACAAATGTGGAAGTTGTTGGTCAGTATCAAGGCGAAAATATTGCTGATGATATGCGTTCATTAACGGTTCGCTTTACTTTTAACAGTAATGATCAGCAATTAACAGAAGTTGATGTGAATAATGAATATGAAAAAATTAAAAATAATTTAACAAAATTAGGAATTACTATTCGTTAA
- a CDS encoding ABC transporter permease gives MVNKIKKSNAKQPGEFIFKQQPWGLYWKLMVLFLKSFRRNFRNIFFVFIMPIFFMVIFYFVLRDIYQNGTNMIKAGYILLAPMTAGITSLATTIAEWKNSIFLKRLDVTPVKKWQFISTLIIFYFIISILSTFWTMLWTIIVDPQPTVKYLATINWGYFILGVILFIFVSIGIGILIGGLAKSVGMAQALALSIYFPSMFLSGIMIPAYVIARARNIFNDIGYIFPHKYAATIAIYGWNINANPYIYDNPSDLTNKVSLIQAMGFSRLYIPIIVACGWSAGLFILSGLTFKWEVKN, from the coding sequence ATGGTTAATAAAATTAAAAAAAGTAATGCTAAACAACCTGGGGAGTTTATTTTTAAACAACAACCATGAGGATTATACTGAAAACTAATGGTGCTTTTCTTGAAAAGTTTTCGTCGTAACTTCCGGAATATCTTCTTTGTGTTTATTATGCCAATTTTCTTTATGGTAATCTTTTATTTTGTTCTCCGCGATATTTATCAAAATGGAACTAACATGATTAAAGCTGGTTATATCTTACTAGCCCCAATGACTGCAGGGATTACTAGTTTAGCAACAACAATTGCCGAATGAAAAAATTCAATCTTTTTAAAACGCTTAGATGTTACGCCTGTTAAAAAGTGACAATTTATTAGTACCTTAATTATCTTTTATTTTATTATTTCAATCTTATCAACTTTTTGAACAATGTTATGAACAATTATTGTTGATCCCCAGCCAACAGTTAAATACTTGGCAACCATTAACTGAGGCTATTTTATTTTAGGTGTTATCCTTTTCATCTTTGTTTCAATTGGGATTGGAATTTTAATTGGCGGGTTAGCAAAATCAGTGGGAATGGCCCAAGCATTAGCGTTAAGTATCTATTTCCCTTCAATGTTCTTATCAGGAATTATGATCCCCGCCTATGTTATTGCGAGAGCTCGTAATATTTTTAATGACATTGGTTATATTTTCCCCCATAAATATGCGGCAACAATTGCAATTTACGGGTGAAATATTAATGCTAATCCTTACATCTATGATAATCCTAGTGATTTAACTAATAAGGTTAGTTTAATCCAAGCAATGGGTTTTTCACGATTATACATCCCAATTATAGTAGCTTGTGGGTGATCGGCCGGATTATTTATCCTAAGTGGCCTAACTTTTAAATGAGAAGTTAAAAATTAA
- the mraZ gene encoding division/cell wall cluster transcriptional repressor MraZ, protein MCESGVKWETMALLGTYNHTLDDKGRLTIPSKLREQFKDNKVFISLGFDGCIDVRNEEEWNKWTAKISSTGQATAEGRALARKVMSMSDETTFDNAGRIKLSSILQEKVQIVKDVVIIGNNDHLELWDPAVWNQYINGAPAMEDAAKNFEEKI, encoded by the coding sequence ATGTGTGAAAGTGGGGTGAAGTGGGAGACAATGGCACTTCTAGGAACTTACAATCATACACTAGATGACAAGGGAAGATTAACAATTCCTTCGAAATTACGAGAGCAATTTAAAGATAATAAGGTCTTTATTTCTCTTGGTTTTGATGGTTGTATCGATGTTCGTAACGAAGAAGAATGAAACAAGTGAACTGCGAAAATTAGTTCAACTGGCCAAGCAACTGCCGAAGGAAGGGCACTAGCGCGGAAAGTAATGTCAATGTCTGATGAAACTACTTTCGATAATGCCGGGCGCATTAAACTTTCTAGTATTTTACAAGAAAAAGTACAGATCGTAAAAGATGTCGTTATTATTGGTAATAATGATCACTTAGAATTATGAGATCCTGCTGTTTGAAACCAATATATTAATGGTGCTCCAGCAATGGAAGATGCCGCGAAAAATTTTGAAGAAAAAATTTAA
- a CDS encoding DUF3761 domain-containing protein, translated as MKKLILIISLISFLPFTTVTSTKCSCTGNTTQCNDESWSNSAGSGTCSHHGGVK; from the coding sequence ATGAAGAAATTAATTTTAATTATAAGTTTAATATCATTTTTACCATTTACCACAGTTACAAGTACAAAATGTAGTTGTACTGGTAATACTACCCAATGTAATGATGAAAGTTGAAGTAATTCTGCTGGTAGTGGGACTTGTTCTCACCATGGTGGGGTTAAATAA